TTGTAGCAGCACACACTGAACGGACGGCCACTCTCCCGTGCCGCGATCGAGGCTACTGCTGCGGGTATCGGGACGGCAGCGCCTGTGTTGGTGATGATCAGTGATGATGGTGGTGGAACTGCGGCGTTGGGCGATGATGTTACGCCTGCGTAACAATGGACGCCGATGAGTTTTGCAAAAAAGCGTATTTTTGCAAAAAACCGAAGAAAACTTTAGCAATATTTGCTATAAATAAGCACACTTTCACTACAGCTGTTCGATGATAACTGTTTCGGGAAAAAAAACCTGACTTGTAGGAAAAAATCCGGAAGAATAAtcgaccgtacgcggactttGCAGCTGTCTCGCACGggtgctcgacgtggaatgatgaattctcttgtttccaagaatgcttctggtagtttccccggggttcctttgaaaattctcccgggaatttcttcagaaattcttccagaaaattccttcgagagttccttcgggaattccaccagcaattcatccgggagtttctccggaaattcctccgggagttccaccagaagctattccaggaaattatccaggcttttttcaggaaatcatttaggctccagaaattaagctggaaattcctcccgaagttcttccgatagtttctctggaagctcatccgggaggtcctctaggaattcttctaggagttcctcctgaaattcctccgggagctcctccggcagttccttcgggaattcctccgggagatccaccagcagtttctacgagaatccctccgggaatttcaccggcagtttctcctggtgtttctctgaaaaggaactcccgggggattttctataggaatttccggagaaattatcagacgaattctcggaggaactgccagtggaacttctggaggaatttattgaagaaattcaggaagaattgccggaggaaatcctggaggaactctcgtaagaattctaggatgaactcccaaaggaacttctgtaagaattcctggaagaattcttgaaagaacctaccggaggaattcccgtaagaactcccagagaaattctccgaggaacttcaggaggaatttgtagataaaagcctaaataaatgctaaatgaattcatggaagaaagcctgattgaattccctaaggaactactggtggaacttcagaggaacattcggtggaataccctagaggaagagaaaaaatatttctgaagaaactcccgaaatcccgtgaaattcctgccaaatatcgttcaggaattccctgtaaagttcctggaggtattaccggagaatttcttgaaaaaactcccggatgaactcccacaagcacttccggaggaatttccacatggaagtcctgaaataattcttagagaagttcctaaaggaattttcgaaaaaaatatctgaaggaattgccagaaaaataccaggaggaattaatgcagaaattcccagatggcatcctgaaagtattcccagatgaattgctgaagaaaatccctgcggattgttccgaagaaatttctggaagaactcttggcaaatatccgagtaaattccgagtgaagtccggaaggaattctagtacacttcagccgaaaatctcccggagaaattcctgaaggaattcctggagaagtacctgaagaaactcccgaaaaatacctgtaagaatttctggggaaatacttggacgaattccaggagaaattcatgaagatatttctagaggatttcttgaaggatattctgaagtaattgcgaaaagaattccagattggaatacttgatgatttcgctattgaatgtttggaggtattcccggaggaattaaaggaagagttccgaaaggaatgcccggagaagttcctagaagaatttccgaaggaatttcttatagatttacaagtgaaattatggagctaaatcggaggattttcgtcataaatttttgaagaaacttctggtagaattttagaaattccgtatgtattcttgacggaaatctcgaatgcatgcctgaaggaaatgccggattcttcctgaagagagaatagccgaagagatatctagaagtaaatcttggagagaagaaaagaaatcttcagggaatttcctcgtgaatttcctaaaaaaatatagtggggggtttctagataaggaggaattacaattacatgagaaggattttcgaacgattttcagaggaatttgtggataactttccggaggaattcagaagttcccaggggagcttctagaaggatttcaaggagaatttttgagcccgaaatgtttcgagttgttttgaactttcatatattatggatcctggatgccctaataagttttgggaatcttttgaatttcaaccactgTAACGACCCCTCGGTCGACGCGGCTCACTACATGGAGAAATGAGTAGTGGTCAGCTGTGGCCGAGGCTGTGGCCGCACATAGAAGGAGACAATAGGCAATAACAAAATGTAATGGATCATGCGAGATAATAGGGAAGACAAATTTGATGTGGTTTCATGCTAGTGCTCTTCAACAAGCTAAACTATAGTGTAAAATTATATAGGCTAATCATATTATTTGAACTAGTGCTTAAATCCAACCTGTTTTCAGTGGTGGTATGAATTAGACCTAAAACTATTGAATTCTTCCTGCATTATATCTATTTTGTTTTCTTAGATACTTAACCATAAAGGTTTCACTCATTCATGCGCGGTAGTCAAGACTGTAAAATTCTTTTGACCTTGAATGGTAAGATCGATACGAATCTAGAATTTTACCACCAACTGAAATAAATGTAATTAAGCAGGTGAAAGAACAAACAATTCTAAGCAGTTAAACATAGGCGTTCGAAGGCTTAAGTTTGAATTCGCACAATATCGAAAACGGTaaattaattaatgaatttatttgaaCATATCCTAAAGAAACATCTACTTGATCGCAGAAGTCTTAAACTTGCTCTACTCTACTTAAAGCGGTACAGAAAAGATCTGGAATTAACTAGAACACTAAACGTAAGTCATAAGTTCTTTCAAAAGATGTATTCCCATTCAATTTACTGGATTATACTATGTTAcaggatttttttaatacatCGCTGTAGTTAAAAAAACGGAATTATTCTTTTCTATCGTACCGTTgacaacaaattaaaaaaatcgtttaattaCGATTCTCCGCCGACGAACTACAGTGAGAATGTCGACGCACTCCAATGCATCCGGAGCCGAACCATCTGGCCAAGGAATTTCCTGCTCCACGCCAACGGGACAATGCAAAGTCTGTAATTACACGACTCAAGCGCGACTGTGGCAGTGTAGTACGTGCCATAACTGCTACCATCCGGTTTGTATTGGTATACAATCAGATCAAGAAAACCCTGCGTTCATCTGTCTGCAATGCAAACCACCAGCGGGCACTCATAAGCACACCTATACTGTTGCTCCATCTACAGTTCCTGTAAGTACGGTTCCCCTCGAATATGTGAATATGTCATGGTCACAAATATCGCCAGTTACAAGTATAGCTTCATCAGGCCCATTGTGTATGCCACCCAAAACTACCATCTATCCCCGAATAATGCCCCGATTACCAATCGCTCCATCATTTTCATACGTCACCAACCAGGCACCTCTGAACTCGTTCCCATTAATGTCTAATCTGGCTCATGCGTTGCCGCCCTGTCAAAGTCCGTCGTTAGCTAGTCCTTCGCTAGCAAGTCAACCGGCTCTAATACAGCAAGATGCAGTGCCGGTTATTGCTCCGTTAGCTACCGAGTACAGATCAGCCCCGCTTACACTGCCTGTAAGCAGTCACCATGATCCATCCGGAAGCCAACATCCGACTTCTACTGAACAACCTATTCAAGTACCTCTGACGATGCCTGTAGGCGATCCACGGAACAAGGAGTATCCAGGTCAAGTAGATGCCAGAAGTCAGAGTTCGAAGGCTACAAGCTCCAGGTTATCTACAAGGATGAAACAGAAGCAGTTGGAACTAGAAATGCTAGACGAGGAAAGGAAGCTGCAAGAGATCGAAGAAGCTAGGAAACGGGCCTACATCCGCAAGCGTTACGAATTACTGCAAGAAATCGCGAGCGAAACGTCGTCGACATCTGACATTCTTGAGGATGAAGAAAGGACTAACGAGAAGGTCAACTCATGGTTACAGTGTGAAGTGCCAAGTAGCAATGTAACTCGAACTTTGCCTTCGGCTTCACGATTTAAACATCATCATCCTGTAAGACCTGCTCCTGCTGCTCCATTCCAAACAGAAGACGTCACGATGCAGAACTCATATACCATCAGGCCATCATCTCGCAGACAACAAGAAGACAGCTCAGCTCCACCTAGAAGCATACGATTCGCAAACATCAGCGAGCCGCACTTTATTCCCATGCAAGGATCCACTCCAAGACACCCAACAACACGAATCGTACATGAGCACAACTTAACACACAATCAAGTAGCTGCACGGCAAGCAGTATCGCGCGAATTACCCCTCTTTGGAGGCTCACCAGAGGAATGGCCCTTGTTCTACTCCTCGTTCATCCAAACAACGGACATGTGTGGCTATACACAGGAAGAAAATCTTATTCGCCTCCAAAAGTGCCTTAAAGGAAAAGCTTATGAAGCCGTGAAGTGTAGGTTGATGCATCCTGCTAACGTTCCTGGAATTATCGCCACACTTAAAATGCTCTACGGCAATCCAGAAGTGATCATCCATAACATCATAGCAAAGATTAATGCTGCTCCTGCTCCCAAATCTGACAAACTCGATAGTGTGATTGAGTTTGCGCTAACGGTTCAGAACTTATGCGCAACGATCGAGGCATGTGACCTTCTGGAGTACTCTTATAACGTTGTACTACTAAGAGAGCTCGTTGACAAACTTCCATCCAGCCTGAAATTAGATTGGGCGAAGCATCGACGTACTCTTCCGTCAGTTCATCTGTCTACATTTGCAAATTGGCTATACGATCTCGCTGAGACCATCTGCCCAATAGCGTCTTTAAATGTTTCTCGTACCGGCAAGAATGGACCAGCCTTTCTTAATGCGCACTGTGAGAAAGCTGACACCTGCTCTACCACCGAGCCCACATCATCTGCAAAATTATGTTCTGCGTGCCAAGGAATTTGCACTAGTCTCGATAAGTGTCAAAGGTTCCTGAATGCTGAGTATAATACAAGGTGGATGACGATAAAGGAAGCAGGAATTTGTAGAAAGTGCTTAAGAAAGCATAAAACGACTTGCAAATTACAACAGTTATGTGGAATAAACGGATGTACCTTCAAGCACCACCCATTACTTCACAACAGACAACGTGACAGCAGTGCCGATATTGACTCCGGAAATCCGTATCGCAAACCAGAAAATGAAGAAACACACTCAAAATACCCTGCGAACGCGAATGCAATGCTCATCATAGCTCCATTAAGAAGACGCTCTTCCGCGTCGTCCCAGTGACGCTATACAGTCGCGATAAAGTTGTCAAGACGCACGCTTTCTTGGACGATGGCTCATCATGGACTTTGATGGACGCTGGGCTCGCAGTAGAATTAAACCTACATGGGAAGCCCTCACCAATATGCCTACGATGGACCGGAAACAAACAGCGATATGAGAAAAACTCGAGAATGattgacgtcgatatttcaggAACCTTTGTAAATGCTAAGAGATACCCTCTACGAGAAGTGCATACGATTCTAATCCTCGGCCTTTTTCATCAATTGCTTCGTATGGACGATCTTGTCAATCAGTATAGTCATATGAAGAGAGATACCAAAAGAGTCATATGAAGATATCCAACCCCGTCTTCTCATCGGAGTAAATAACGCAAATCTTGGACATCCGCTTAAAGGTATAGAAGGAGGTATGCACGAACCACTCGCCACAAAGACACGCCTCGGTTGGATCATTCATGGCGGCTCAGATAGCGGTGAGTTCACCGGGTATCATAGCTGGAGTGTGTGTGAATGCAGCGATAGCGAAGATAATAATGAGAAACTCCACCGGGCAATGCAAGAATATTTCTCCTTAGATAGTTTAGGAATTTCAAAGCCTAACAATCTTATAGTATCAATGGAGGATCAGCGAGCACAGGCGATCTTGCAAACTATGTGTAGAACTGAGAACGGCCGATTTGTCACTCGTCTCTTGTGGAAATTCGACGAGTTCCGCCTTCCAAACAGCAAGCCCGTAGCACTTCTGCGTATGCGATGTTTGGAATCCAAGCTAAGAAGGAACCTGCGCTAGCCGAGGCAATGCAACAGAAGATTGATGATTATTTGCAAAAGGCTATATTCGGAAGTTGAGTCCAGCAGAACTGAGACAACCAAAACAGCGAATTTGGTACCTGCCAATATTCCCAGTTTTCAATCCGAATAAGCCCGGTAAGTTAAGAATTGTTTGGGACGCAGCCGCTACAAGCCACGGAATTTCGCTCAACACAATGCTCCTCAAAGGGCCAGATCAATCAACCTCTCTGAACTCTGTACTCTACAAGTTTAGGGAAAACAAAGTGGCCATCTGTGGAGACATTAAAGAGATGTTCCACCAAACACTCATTGACGAAAAGGACCAACACTGTCAGCGGTTCTTATGGAAGGAACAATCGGCGGATCAGGAGCCTACTACCTTCGTTATGCAGGTTATGACCTTTGGGGCATCATGTTCGCCTAGTTGTGCTCAGTATGCAAAAAACCTGAATGCAAAGGAGTACGAAGGTCGGTTTCCCGAAGCTGCTGAGGCGATAACAAATAAGCATTATGTGGACGATATGTTGGCTAGCGTGGACACCGAAGAAGAAGCAATTAAACTGGCGCAGGATGTCCGACACGTTCATGCTCAAGCAGGTTACGAAATGCGAAATTGGATCTCAAATTCGTCAACTGTTCTCGATGCGCTGAATGCAGGGGGAGAGTTCGAAAAGAATCTTAATCTATCATCGGAATTAGCAACAGAAAAGGTTTTAGGTATGTGGTGGTGCACGACCTCCGACACATTCACCTACAAACTATCTCCAAAGCACGATACTGACTTGCTCGCCGGAAAACGAAAGCCAACTAAACGTGAAATGTTACGTACTTTGATGGCGATCTTTGATCCGCTCGGACTCATTTCCAACGCacttatttttctaaaaatactTCTTCAAGAAGTCTGGCGATACAACGTAAACTGGGATGACGAAATTCCGGATGAACTAAACACTAGATGGGAATTGTGGTTACGAATTCTGCCAATGGTGCAGAATGTCAGAATACCACGATGTTACCGCATTTCGATCAACATGGGAGTTGATACCAAAGTTCAACTCCATACTTTCGTCGATGCTAGCGAGTTTGGATATGCTGCTGTCGTCTACCTACGTTTCGTTAAACTTAATCAAGTAGAATGTACGATTGTGTCAGCTAAGGCAAGAGTTGCGCCAATACGATTCATTTCGATACCTCGCTTAGAGCTCCAGGCGGCAGTTATTGGATCCAGATTAGCGGAAACTATTGTGAAATCCCTATCATTTGAGATTGATGAGCGCGTATATTGGACGGATTCGCGAGATGTTTTATGCTGGATCCGATCAGATCATAGACGTTACTCGCAATTCGTAGCGTTTCGTGTAAGCGAGGTCCTCGAAACTACCACGATTTCCTCCTGGCGCTGGGTGAGCTCTAAAGAAAACGTTGCTGATGAAGCTACAAAATGGCAACGTCAACCAGATCTTACAAACAGTAGCAGATGGTTAAATGGACCAGAATTTCTATACCAAGATCCCACAACCTGGCCAAATGAACCTGCACATAGTTCGCACACCAAAGAAGAACTACGCGCACATCTCAATTATCATGGAAAAGTACAAACATCAGTTATTGATTTCAGTTACTATGACTCGTGGACAAGACTACTTCGCGTAACGGCCAGATTGCTTAGGTATACTAGTAATCTTCGTCGAACCGTGGCCAAACTGCATCAGGAAAGTGGTCCACTAACACAGCAAGAACTTCAGTGTGCCTCATTTTATCTCTATAAGCAAGCACAGCAGAATACATATTCCGAAGAAATGCAAATACTTTTGAACTCTGATGTGATTCCAAGATCCAGCCCCATATACTGTTGTTCACCATTTCTGGACGATTGCGGAGTCATGCGAATGCGAGGTAGAATAGGAAACTGTGAATTCGCTTCAACTGATGCAAAGAATCCTATCATTCTTCCCAAGGATCATTCTATTACTAGGCTGATCGTGTTTAACTATCACGTACGATACTACCATGGCAATCACGAAACAGTCATTAATGAGTTGCGACAGGTGTACCGAATTCCAAAGCTAAGAGTTCTGTATAAGAGTGTTAAAACCAGGTGTCAAGTTTGCAAAAATCAAAGGGCCGCACCTAATCCACCGATGATGGCAGAACTACCGAAAGCAAGACTGGCAGCATTCGCAAGGCCATTTTCTTTCGTAGGAGTGGACTATTTCGGGCCATTGTACGTAGTAGTTGGGAGACGACTGGAGAAAAGGTGGGGAGTGTTGATTACATGTCTAACTGTGCGAGCTATTCATATTGAAATTGCGCATTCTCTGAACGCTGATTCGTGCATTATGGCTTTACGTAACTTTATGGCTAGGCGAGGTGTACCATTACGGATTTATAGCGATCGAGGCACTAACTTCGTGGCAAGTAGTAAGGAACTTGATGAAGCATTAAAAGAAATGAATCAGGACTACGTGATGCGAGAAATTATAAGTTGTCATACCGAATGGGAGTTTCTTCCTCCAGCGTCTCCACACATGGGCGGCTGTTGGGAGCGGCTTGTTCGCTCAGTCAAGGTCAACCTGCAAAAGATAAATCCGCAGCGCAATTTTACGGATGAATCTTTACGGAATACACTGATAGAGATAGAAAACACAGTCAACTCGCGGCCACTGACTTTCGTATCCGTAGATGATCCAGATGCCCCAGTCCTGACACCAAATCATCTTCTACTGGGGTCTTCCAGTGGGTTGAAACCAACAGCGCCCCTAGACGATAGCGGACGCAGTCTAAGACGGACATGGCGAGCTTCCCAAGCAGAGGCGAACCTCTTCTGGCGACGATGGGTGCGTTACTACATGCCAGAGCTAACAAAACGTTCAAAGTGGTTCGATAAGGTCAAACCGATTACCGTGGATGATGTGGTAGTGGTAGTTGATCCCGGATTACCCAGAAACTGTTGGCCACTAGGACGCAttatttccgttaaaaaaggtAGGGACAAGCAAGTCAGGACAGCAACGGTTCAAACCAAGAACGGCATCTACGAGCGCCCCGCCACAAGGCTAGCTGTTTTGGACGTTCGACGCGATGAATCAGTAAGCCAGGCAGAACCTGACGTACCTGGTGAAAGGTGAAAGAACAAACAATTCTAAGCAGTTAAACATAGGCGTTCGAAGGCTTAAGTTTGAATTCGCACAATATCGAAAACGGTaaattaattaatgaatttatttgaaCATATCCTAAAGAAACATCTACTTGATCGCAGAAGTCTTAAACTTGCTCTACTCTACTTAAAGCGGTACAGAAAAGATCTGGAATTAACTAGAACACTAAACGTAAGTCATAAGTTCTTTCAAAAGATGTATTCCCATTCAATTTACTGGATTATACTATGTTAcaggatttttttaatacatCGCTGTAGTTAAAAAAACGGAATTATTCTTTTCTATCGTACCGTTGACAACAACCACCTATTtatgtatatgattggatcgtaaagtgcacatgtttgagggaattcatttcagtacccgttcaatctttccacaatttgcCCCTGCCCacccttggctacgcccttgggactaatcactaactcttagatggaagcaatgcactctccaatagtcgagatctgtcctggacacgtccttgcgaatgctgaggaaggggaaggatggtttgttggacacatacttaagaaagatgcagtgaactctacgacctctcatagatgccacgggaggtttttggattgtgtgggaggttataacagtaggaatcgttttggtagaacgtgaaacacagaaagaactgagatagaaatacaaagggacgagcctggaattgaacccacgacctcctgcttataaggcagaagcgatagccactagaccaccgagctcgccgttggataaacgtacaactcgtgctgaaaaaatcatctttttgcaactagtagcacaaactactattttcgcTTTTTGGCCCCAAACTCTTTTAACAAtccatttttaatttaatatatgtagggggaatgacgactttggcaggttttgttctattattggcaggggggttttttatgactgactaggctcaaatttggcctaaacattctttgcatatcaaagaatattgtggccaaatttcataaaattcggtcgacaaaaaaccccctgccaataatagaacaaaacctgccaaagccgtcattcccctatATCAGTATCACTGTCAAATATAAATTTAATGAAAGTTAGTCCATCAATTCTTAACTCAGAAAGTAAACAGGCAGGAAGAAAGAATATTCCCCATCTCCTCTTATCTATTATCACATAAACTCTGAAATGATATGACAACTCTTACCTAGTTGTGTTATCGGGTATGgatgggaaatgtttgacatcGGTGCTATTCCGAAGTTTAA
The nucleotide sequence above comes from Armigeres subalbatus isolate Guangzhou_Male chromosome 3, GZ_Asu_2, whole genome shotgun sequence. Encoded proteins:
- the LOC134222248 gene encoding uncharacterized protein LOC134222248; its protein translation is MLLKGPDQSTSLNSVLYKFRENKVAICGDIKEMFHQTLIDEKDQHCQRFLWKEQSADQEPTTFVMQVMTFGASCSPSCAQYAKNLNAKEYEGRFPEAAEAITNKHYVDDMLASVDTEEEAIKLAQDVRHVHAQAGYEMRNWISNSSTVLDALNAGGEFEKNLNLSSELATEKVLGMWWCTTSDTFTYKLSPKHDTDLLAGKRKPTKREMLRTLMAIFDPLGLISNALIFLKILLQEVWRYNVNWDDEIPDELNTRWELWLRILPMVQNVRIPRCYRISINMGVDTKVQLHTFVDASEFGYAAVVYLRFVKLNQVECTIVSAKARVAPIRFISIPRLELQAAVIGSRLAETIVKSLSFEIDERVYWTDSRDVLCWIRSDHRRYSQFVAFRVSEVLETTTISSWRWVSSKENVADEATKWQRQPDLTNSSRWLNGPEFLYQDPTTWPNEPAHSSHTKEELRAHLNYHGKVQTSVIDFSYYDSWTRLLRVTARLLRYTSNLRRTVAKLHQESGPLTQQELQCASFYLYKQAQQNTYSEEMQILLNSDVIPRSSPIYCCSPFLDDCGVMRMRGRIGNCEFASTDAKNPIILPKDHSITRLIVFNYHVRYYHGNHETVINELRQVYRIPKLRVLYKSVKTRCQVCKNQRAAPNPPMMAELPKARLAAFARPFSFVGVDYFGPLYVVVGRRLEKRWGVLITCLTVRAIHIEIAHSLNADSCIMALRNFMARRGVPLRIYSDRGTNFVASSKELDEALKEMNQDYVMREIISCHTEWEFLPPASPHMGGCWERLVRSVKVNLQKINPQRNFTDESLRNTLIEIENTVNSRPLTFVSVDDPDAPVLTPNHLLLGSSSGLKPTAPLDDSGRSLRRTWRASQAEANLFWRRWVRYYMPELTKRSKWFDKVKPITVDDVVVVVDPGLPRNCWPLGRIISVKKGRDKQVRTATVQTKNGIYERPATRLAVLDVRRDESVSQAEPDVPGER